The genome window CGGCCAGCACCTCGTCCACTGAGGTCTCGGTGACCGCTGCACCTGCCATGTTGAAAGCCCCCGTCGTCGTGTCCGGATCCCAGCTTACGAGCCGCGACTTCGAGACAGAACCGGGCGAGGCCGAGTCCTTCGCGGACCGGTTTGCCCGGTTTCTGAAGCCCAAACCCCGTGTCGCCTCGCAACACGCCGCAGGAGCGGGATCCCACATACGACAACCTGGGCAATGCGGGCCGGCCAGGAGGCGCAGAAGTTTAGACCCAGACCGCCCGTTCACAGCTCGCGTACAGCCAAAGCCAAGAGTCGCCATAGTTCGCTCGCGTAGAACAGAGGTATGACATCCTCCGCCTCCCCCGGTGACAGGCGCGCCCGCCGCAGCACCGTCGTCGTACTGACGGGCATTGACGGCTCGGGCAAAACCACTGTGGCCCGTGCGCTCGGCAACCTGCTGGCACCGGAGGTGCCCACGCTCGTGCTCGCCAACTACTCCGGGCGTCGCTTGATCAAGGGCTGGACAGAACGGCTCGGCCTCACCCTTTCACCGCGGACGCTGGATGCGGTGGAGTCCACCATCCGCCTGTTCAACGTGGTGCTGAACCAGCTGCGGGCGCGTTTTTTCGACGGGGTTGTGATCATGGACCGGGACCTGTCCTGCCAGCAGGCGCTGCGGGCAGCACGCGGTCTGCCTCCGGCGCGCTTTCTTGCCGTGCTGAAACGATTGCTGCCAGCACCTGACGTTGCGCTGTTCCTGGACGTCAGCGTTGAGGAAGCACACCGAAGGATTGCGAGGCGCGGTACTGACAGCGAAACACTCGCTCACCTCAGCGCCTACCGGGACGGATACCTCAGCCTGCCGGACTTCGCCCGCTTCAATCGGATCAACGCGGACGGCCCTCTACTCAGCGTCCTGGACCAGGTGGAGGAGCAGCTCAGGCCCGCGACGGCAGGCCGTCCCCAAGCAGCTTCCCGCCGAAACCAACCAGTACCAGTCCGGTAAGCCGGTCGATGACCGCCAGCGACCTGGGGTTGGACAGCCATCGTCGTGCATAGCCGCCGCCAACGATCAGCGCTGCGAACCATGCCATGGTCAGCACGCAATGCACGCCGGCGAGCACGGCCCCCATCAGCAGTGGCGCACTCCCATCCGGCAGAAACTGCGGGATGGTGGCTATGTAGAAGACGCCCACTTTCGGATTGAGCAGGTTTGTCCCGGCTCCGATGAGCCACCCCTGCCACGAAGAACCGGTTGCTGCCGGCGCTGCGACACCGGCTGGACCATGCTGCAGACTCCCACGGCGGAAGGACTTCCAGATCATCGAGGCGCCAAGCCAGATCATGTAGGCGGCGCCCGCCATGGTCAGGACGCGGTACGCCATCTCGGAAGCGGCCAGCAGCGCCGAAATGCCCACAGCAGCAGCAACGCCCCACGTCATGGCGCCGGTGGCCACACCGAGCGCGGTGGCCCACGCGTAGGACCGGGTGCGGGTGAGTGCGGATCGCAGAACCAGGGCGGTATCGAGCCCGGGTACCAGGGTCAGCAGGCCGGCAACAACAGCGAACGCCAGGACGGCATCGAGAACGGTCACCGATTAAGGGTAGGAGATGGAGGAGATGCCTTCCGCTGGGAGGTGCGGTCCCTATATCGCTGGACTGCGTCCTTGTTGCCGCAGCGAGCTGAGCAGTAGGCTCGGCGGCCGGCACGACTGGTGTCCACGAAGACCCGACGGCAGTTGCTCTCGGCGCAGGCACCCATCCGGTGTCCGCCCGCTTCCGACAGGAACACCGCCAGGCCGCCCGCCGTCATTGCGCGCACCCGGTCAACAACGCTTTCCCCCGCATCGGCGAAGTGCATGTGCGGACGCATTCCGTCATGGGAGCTCAGGTAGACCCGTCGAACTCCCCGGTCCAGCAGGCGGTTGACCGCGTTGCAGCGCTGCTCCACATCCGGCCCCTCGAACGCTGTCCGGAGCTGGCGCGCCCAGTCCTCCAGGTCACGAACGTCTGAGGCGCCGAGACTGAGCCCGCTGAACAGGAACCGTTCCAGCAGCGATTCGACATCGCTTGCTTTCCTTCGGTCCTGTTCCATCAGATTGACCAGTTCCTCGGCCAGCCAGGCGCCCGTGATGTTGTCATGGTTGAACTGCATAAACCAATGACAGCACAGTAAGTGCATCCCACTGCTTCCCCAGGAGTCCTCCAACCGCTATGAATACCGTTGTGCCCGTAAACCGTGCAGTACAAACCCGCACCGTGCGGACTCTTTCCGTAGCGCAGGTCTTCTCCGGCCTGGGCAACGGGTCCACCCTTGCCCTGGGTTCGATCCTTGCCGTGGACCTGTCCGGTTCGGAGGCCTGGGCAGGTGCGGTCAACACCGCGCTGACCCTCGGGACGGCGTTCACTGCCATTCCGCTCTCCCAGCTCGCGGTGGCGAGGGGACGCCGGGTTGCGTTGACAACGGGTCTTGCTGCCGCCGTCGTCGGAACCTTCCTGATGGTGGGCGCTGTGGTGACCGGGCTGTTCGCGATGCTTCTGGCCGGGTCGTTCCTGGTGGGCATCGCCTCCGCGGTGAACCTGCAGGCCCGCTTCGCCGTCACCGACCTCGCCCAGCCCGAGCACCGCGGACGTGACCTCTCCCTGGTGGTCTGGGCCATCACCGTCGGCGCGGTAGCCGGGCCCAACATGGTGGGACCGGGCGCGGTCCTTGCCGGTTGGATCGGCATCCCCGCGCAGGCGGGCCCGTTCCTTATTTCCGCGGCGGGGATGGTGGTCGGCGCACTGATCGTGGCCCTCTTCCTCCGACCTGACCCGCTGCTCACCCGACGCGAGCTCGACGGTGACAGCCCCGCCCCCAGCGGCACGCCGGCTTCCGGAGCGGACCGGAACGGATCCTGGCGGGCCGGCTGGCGAATCGTACGCAAGCATCCGACGGCGCTCGGTGCGGTGATCGCCGTCGTAGCAGCCCACGCTGTGATGGTCGCAGTGATGTCCATGACTCCGCTGCATATGCAGCATCACGCGGGTGAGGCCGCGGGTCGCCCCGACACGATAGCCCTCATCGGGTTCACGATCTCCCTGCACATTGCAGGCATGTACGCGCTGTCGCCG of Arthrobacter sp. JZ12 contains these proteins:
- a CDS encoding thymidylate kinase, giving the protein MTSSASPGDRRARRSTVVVLTGIDGSGKTTVARALGNLLAPEVPTLVLANYSGRRLIKGWTERLGLTLSPRTLDAVESTIRLFNVVLNQLRARFFDGVVIMDRDLSCQQALRAARGLPPARFLAVLKRLLPAPDVALFLDVSVEEAHRRIARRGTDSETLAHLSAYRDGYLSLPDFARFNRINADGPLLSVLDQVEEQLRPATAGRPQAASRRNQPVPVR
- a CDS encoding LysE family translocator, whose amino-acid sequence is MTVLDAVLAFAVVAGLLTLVPGLDTALVLRSALTRTRSYAWATALGVATGAMTWGVAAAVGISALLAASEMAYRVLTMAGAAYMIWLGASMIWKSFRRGSLQHGPAGVAAPAATGSSWQGWLIGAGTNLLNPKVGVFYIATIPQFLPDGSAPLLMGAVLAGVHCVLTMAWFAALIVGGGYARRWLSNPRSLAVIDRLTGLVLVGFGGKLLGDGLPSRA
- a CDS encoding CGNR zinc finger domain-containing protein, giving the protein MQFNHDNITGAWLAEELVNLMEQDRRKASDVESLLERFLFSGLSLGASDVRDLEDWARQLRTAFEGPDVEQRCNAVNRLLDRGVRRVYLSSHDGMRPHMHFADAGESVVDRVRAMTAGGLAVFLSEAGGHRMGACAESNCRRVFVDTSRAGRRAYCSARCGNKDAVQRYRDRTSQRKASPPSPTLNR
- a CDS encoding MFS transporter; translated protein: MNTVVPVNRAVQTRTVRTLSVAQVFSGLGNGSTLALGSILAVDLSGSEAWAGAVNTALTLGTAFTAIPLSQLAVARGRRVALTTGLAAAVVGTFLMVGAVVTGLFAMLLAGSFLVGIASAVNLQARFAVTDLAQPEHRGRDLSLVVWAITVGAVAGPNMVGPGAVLAGWIGIPAQAGPFLISAAGMVVGALIVALFLRPDPLLTRRELDGDSPAPSGTPASGADRNGSWRAGWRIVRKHPTALGAVIAVVAAHAVMVAVMSMTPLHMQHHAGEAAGRPDTIALIGFTISLHIAGMYALSPVMGWLTDRIGAARMVLAGMVVLVLAMALTGPFAGNMAAVTAGLILLGLGWSAATVAGSTLLVSSLPVPDRVPAQGFSDATMSLAGAVGSAAAGPVMGLTGYPGVSMIAAVLVIAAALALLRLPAAAKSSF